The following coding sequences lie in one Lolium perenne isolate Kyuss_39 chromosome 2, Kyuss_2.0, whole genome shotgun sequence genomic window:
- the LOC139835926 gene encoding uncharacterized protein codes for MIKELLRIGSQFIGYREYANRAEEKLAEANERADALAQKLEQSEAARKKAELAASKAKAEADEAKAKAAGVEELQKKLEDATSALDEHKAAQASREEGILKRLKTQSRRTFTQTNQDFDLTNPVDDPLLDALSYLELHGSEIREGVSNANAVLSALFPYFFPKKEEPATFLNLAKMFN; via the exons atgatcaaagagcttctccgcatcggctcccaatttattgggtaccgtgaatatgctaacagagccgaag agaaacttgcagaggccaacgaacgtgccgacgcacttgctcaaaaacttgagcaaagtgaagcggctcgcaagaaagccgaactcgctgctagcaaagccaaggccgaagctgatgaagccaaggcgaaagctgctggtgtcgaggaactgcagaaaaaacttgaggatgctacatctgccttagacgagcacaaagctgcgcaagcttctcgtgaagaaggaatcctcaagcgcctgaaaactcaaagtcgccgcactttca cccaaacaaaccaggattttgatctgacgaatcctgtcgatgacccgctccttgacgcactttcctatctggagcttcatgggtccgagattcgtgaaggtgtgtcgaatgctaacgcagtattgtcggcgttgttcccctacttcttcccgaagaaagaggagcctgcgactttccttaaccttgccaagatgttcaactgA